In Hyphomicrobium denitrificans 1NES1, the genomic stretch GCCCATCGACATGACTTTCAGGCCCCAGCCTTCGAGCGGCTTTATGACTTTGCCCTGCGCGACCTGCGGCTTTCCGGAAACGCCGAGCAGGCGCGGCTGTGAGGGCCCGTAAATGTCGGCGTCAATGACGCCGACCTTCAACCCGATGGCCTGTAGGCCGAGAGCCAGGTTGGCGGCGATCGTCGATTTACCGACGCCACCCTTGCCTGACGCGACCGCGATGATGCGCTTCACGCCGGGAACGCCCTGAGCCTTGACGCCCTGCCCGGCGGCGGCGGCGGCCTGGCGCGGACCGGCACCATCGCCGGTTGCGCCTTTGGCGCGCGCTGCCTGGACGCGCGGGTGCTCGGTTCTTCCGATCGGTAAAATCGTGCGCCGCTTCGGCGCCGGGGCTGCCTCGCTCGCTTCTGCCGTCAGCACGGCAGTGACGCCCTGGACGCCCTTGATGTCCGATACGACCTTCTCGGCTGCGAGCCGCAACTGTTCGAGATCCTCGGCGCGATCGGCCGGAACGGTAATCGAAAAATAGACGCGGTCGTCCTTGATCAGGATTTCGGAAACAAGACCGAGATCGACAATGTTGCTCGTGAGATCAGGGCCCTTGACCCGGCGAAGTGCCGAAAGCACCTCGGCTTTTTCAAACGCCATTTGAGGCATCTCCAATGCGCGGCGAACCGCTGCGCGAAACCATCCGATGTTGCGTCCGGTATAAGTCGATGCGGCAGAGGATGGAAGCCGGGCGCGCGCGGCGAATGGGCTGGGTCACGGTTTGTCGGCGCGCAACTTGCGGCGCCGCAGAAGGATGCTAAAGCGTCGTGCATGGCAGCGCGCGACGACATCCTCGGCGTCATCCTGGCAGGCGGCCAGTCTCGCCGTTTCGGCGGCGGCGATAAAGGCCTGGCCGATCTCGCCGGCAGGCCGGTGCTGTCGCACATCATCGCGCGCTTTCATCCGCAGGTCGGGCGTCTGATCTTGAGCATCAACGGGGACGCACGACGCTTCGCTTGCTTCAATCTTCCAACCATTACCGACCAAGAAAATGCCGGACTCGGACCGCTCAGCGGCATTCTTGCTGCTCTCGACTGGCAGAATCAGCATGCGCACGATTGCACTGCGGTCGCGACGGTCTCGACGGACGTGCCGTTTCTTCCTCTCGATCTCATTCAACGGCTCGATGCCGAACGCGCCGACGGCATCGCGATTGCAACGTCCGGCGGCTGGCGTCATCCAACCATCGCGATTTGGCCGGTGACCGCTCGCGCGGCGATCGCTGATGCGCTGCAACAGCGCCAACTCAGCGTCAATGCCCTCACGGAACGGCTGAACGCAGTTGCAGTGCCGTTCGCGATGCGCGACATTGACGGCACGGCGATGGACCCCTTCCTCAACGTCAATACGCCGGACGATCTTGCGGCTGCACGCGCGCTGATCGGCAAAGCATGAAAGACGGACATGGCCTCAGATTCACATTCCCGTAATTCCTCGATACCGCTGTTCGGGATCGCGGGCTGGTCGAACTCCGGCAAGACGACGCTCATCGAGAAGCTGGCACGGTATTTCGCGGACCGAGGTTTGCGCGTCGCAACAATCAAGCACACGCATCACAAATTCGACATCGATGCGCCGGGAAGCGACACGCAACGACATCGCGCTGCGGGGGCGGCGGAGTCGGCAATCGTGTCAGGCACGCGCGTCGCGATCATCGAGGAGATCGAGGCGGCAGGAGAACCGGCGCTTGAAACCGTAGCGGCCCGTCTCGGACCGGCCGATGTCATTCTGGTCGAAGGCTACAAATCGGCCTCTATTCCGAAGATCGAGGTGCGGCGGGCGGCCGTTGCGCCGGAAAAACTGCTCGCGGCCAACGATGCATTCGTCCTCGCCATTGCGTCCGACTATGAAGTCGACGGGCAAGGCAAACCGGTTTTTAACCTCGACGATATCGCGGGCATCGCCGCGCTGATCGAAAAAAAACTGGGACTGGGCAAAAACCTGCGCCAGAGAGCCTGAAAACCCATGCGGCCCGGCGCACTCTTGCCGGAGAGGCCGCAACCTCCGATATTGGAAAAAACGATAGAAGATTGGCAGAGACTTGGTAACTGATCAGCCAGCACGGGACGGGGAACGTCTCATCGATCCCTTCGGCCGGGAGATCGAATACTTACGTGTGTCGGTTACCGACCGCTGCGATTTTCGTTGCGTCTACTGCATGTCGGAACACATGACGTTTCTTCCGAAGCGCGACCTCCTGTCGCTGGAAGAACTCCACCGGCTATGCACCGCCTTCGTCCGACACGGCGTCAAGAAGCTTCGGATAACAGGCGGAGAACCCCTCGTTCGCAAGAACATCATGTGGCTTTTCCGGGCCCTTGGCCAGCATCTCGAAAGCGGCCGCCTGCGCGAGCTTACGCTGACGACGAACGGCAGCCAGCTCGAGAAATATGCGGGCGATCTGAAGGCCACCGGGGTCGAGCGGATCAATGTCTCACTCGACACGATTGATCCCGACAAATTCAAAACGATCACGCGATGGGGCGACCTCTCTACCGTGATGCGCGGTCTCGATGCGGCGGAAAAAGCCGGCATCAAGATCAAGATCAACGTGGTGGCGCTGAAGGACGTCAATGAGGGAGAGATTCCCGATCTCGTTCGCTTCGCGCATGCTCGTGGTGCGGATGTCACGCTGATCGAAACGATGCCGCTCGGCGATGTCGGCGAAGATCG encodes the following:
- the mobA gene encoding molybdenum cofactor guanylyltransferase MobA gives rise to the protein MAARDDILGVILAGGQSRRFGGGDKGLADLAGRPVLSHIIARFHPQVGRLILSINGDARRFACFNLPTITDQENAGLGPLSGILAALDWQNQHAHDCTAVATVSTDVPFLPLDLIQRLDAERADGIAIATSGGWRHPTIAIWPVTARAAIADALQQRQLSVNALTERLNAVAVPFAMRDIDGTAMDPFLNVNTPDDLAAARALIGKA
- the mobB gene encoding molybdopterin-guanine dinucleotide biosynthesis protein B, whose product is MASDSHSRNSSIPLFGIAGWSNSGKTTLIEKLARYFADRGLRVATIKHTHHKFDIDAPGSDTQRHRAAGAAESAIVSGTRVAIIEEIEAAGEPALETVAARLGPADVILVEGYKSASIPKIEVRRAAVAPEKLLAANDAFVLAIASDYEVDGQGKPVFNLDDIAGIAALIEKKLGLGKNLRQRA
- the moaA gene encoding GTP 3',8-cyclase MoaA produces the protein MVTDQPARDGERLIDPFGREIEYLRVSVTDRCDFRCVYCMSEHMTFLPKRDLLSLEELHRLCTAFVRHGVKKLRITGGEPLVRKNIMWLFRALGQHLESGRLRELTLTTNGSQLEKYAGDLKATGVERINVSLDTIDPDKFKTITRWGDLSTVMRGLDAAEKAGIKIKINVVALKDVNEGEIPDLVRFAHARGADVTLIETMPLGDVGEDRTAQYLPLSIVRSQLMDHFTLQDTPYRTGGPARYVTVKETGGRLGFITPLTHNFCESCNRVRLTCTGTLFMCLGQNDAADLRTPLRASADDTLLDAAISDAIARKPKGHDFVIDRRTKKPSVARHMSVTGG